Part of the Sorghum bicolor cultivar BTx623 chromosome 1, Sorghum_bicolor_NCBIv3, whole genome shotgun sequence genome, TTTAAAGCCttgtaggcacctttttttTTATGGAGCGCTTTGATTTCTGCATGCAACGGGTGGCGCAACGCATCACCTCGAATGCACGTCAAGCCTGCTGCAGTTAACGCGCGAGTGGAGGGGTAAACATGTCCAAATCTCTCTTGTTACAGTAAAACATCAGCCCTTGTAGAAATAGAGTGGGAGCCCAAAACATCTGCTGTACGGAGAGAGTAATGTTTTGGACATGATTTATAGAGGCACCTGTAAGAATCCAATTTGTAAAGGCAGCAACCGTCTCTACGATTTCTATAAGCAAAAAAACTAAGTcgcctctatggtgtctttttTAGTAGTGGTATATGTATCTGGTTAGATTTCATATGGAGTTGTGTCGGGCAAGTATATTGCATTTGTACTTGGATATGATTAATAAGTAGAGCATAGAGAGCTAGATCATAGGAGCTGGTTTAGGAGGTGTTTGGCACTGTTCCACAAACTTCACCGTAGAGTAGCTCCGTAAAAAACTGGAGTTTCTAGAGTatttctttaggtgctctcacaactccacgcTTTTTGCTCGAACTGAGTGCGCGGAGctaaaaccgtttggctaaaaaacgtggagcaaaGCTGAAAAACATGAAGcaaagcagtcccaaacactccCTTATTATGCATGAACTCTAGACCACTTTGTGAAAAGTAAAATTTATGATATACGTATACAAGTTGGTTTTTTAAATGTAGAAATCAAGGACGAAGCAATACGTTGGGTTCTAGCAATAATACGATTTAAAAGATCATGAGGTAAGTTTTTGCTTCGACTCCTCTCGTGTAACAACTTTTTTGATAGAGCTAAAGTTGTTTTCAAAATGTTTGGCAAAACCGTTTCAATGCCAGTTTTGTACTGGTGAGGGAAAATTCAAAATAAGCTATTTTTTCGACTCTGACTCCTAGATCTTTGCAAggagctactccctccattccaaattataagttattccaagaatcttagagagtcaaatcatttttacgtttgaccaaaattatagagagaaatactaagaattctaacgtaaagtgagtatactatgaaaatataattaaaaaatataataatacttagttggtgtcataataattattatttatcatataaattcggtcaaacttaaaaaagtttgactctccaaaattcttggaatgagttacaatttgggatgggggGAGTATTTTTTAAATGGTTGTCTAGCAAAGCTCTTTGCAAGAAGTTGGAGCCCtgtcattgcatagctattttgCTTGTTACCATGTCAAAAGCCTCTATACATTTCGCCTTATTCGTTTGGGCTTATCAGTCGAATTTGCCAgctattcagcagtgtttttctctcagaaTAAATCAGTCAAactttctgtcatggcttatAAGCCAAACGAAAATAAAGAAGTTTAACTCTCGATCATAAAGCTAGattaacttataatttaggacgaAGTGAGTAAAACTTTTACCAACtttaagggggtgtttagttcaaaaaaaatgcaaaatgcaaAATGTCAACTACTTTGGAACGATAGAatgtaaaatactaaaattttcaGGATCATGTCTAGTTCGTGAGGGCCTCGTGATActcttttgggttttttttgcctcgagatcaaaatccaaaatgaatAATAATCAtcctttttctaaaaaaattgcaTGATGCAGAATTCCATTTTGCAAATAATGAACCAAAGCCTTTTTTTTAATACCCCCTAAGTTTAAATATTACGAAGACTCGAGAATTGGCACTTGGCAATTGTCGTTGTTTCGTTTTCGTCTCAGGCCTCGTTTAGATGCGAATTTTTTTTAttccgctactgtagcactttcgtttgtttatggtaaatattgttcaattataaactaaccagggtcaaaagattcgtctcgtaatttacaggcaaactgtgtaattagtttttattttcgtctatattcaatgtttcatgcatgtgccgcaagattcgatgtgacagaaaatcttaaaaactttttggtttttggggtgaactaaacaaggccttaggccagtctcaatgcatgtttcatgggaGTGTCATACACAATAAAtaaggtgccacataagcaaaattgctgacttggcagagtcattaaatgaaagagtttcatcagatgagaggagtttcatccccataaaacttatatggctcggttacctagtttataatcttgataactgtgtcatgaaactatgtatGAGACTGACATTATAAGATTTGGTATGACATTCACCTCAAATATCAAGCCAGAGTCAGCCTCAACCACGACGAAAATCAAATGATGACGCACGCGATTACGAGCTCGCTAAAATGTCCCATGCATGCCTCACGAAGACCAGTCAATGACAGCACCTACGCCTAATGCGAGTCTTAATACATGTTTCATGAAAatatcatgcacattaaatagggtgccacataagtaaaattgctgatttgtagggtcattaaatgaaggagtttcatgagatgagagaggagttttatTCCCATAAAATTCATGtgactcggttacctagtttatagtcttgataactgtgtcatgaaactatgcattgagactggcctaagggcactcacaatgcagactctatcatactctaaggccatcctcaatgggagtttcatgtcacagtttccaacacatcaatattttggaaacagtgtataggagtttcatggggatgaaactctctctactcccatgaaactcttatcatctctctcttcattaatatagcgccacatcagcatatttaatgtgcatgaaactctaagaaaccccattgagactagcctaaataagacttgaagtcttattttttctacctctttcttcaataaatatagtgccacatcagcaaaataccataaataatatgtaattaattgtcttggactctgtgagagagtcttgcattgtgagtgccctagtaATACAGGCAAGTGTCCCAGCGCGTTCATCCAATTCGAGCTCTGGAAAATACATCTATAACAAAACAAAAGCCAAAACACCCAAAAGTTACGAATTACGTGGTTAAATAGTGCCGGCCAATTGTGTATTTTTGCCTTAACGACGAAAAATGCCCTACCTTTTATATGCAATGATCCACATTTTACTCCGTACAAACCAGCCTTTTTCAGTTCAGGGATCAAAACGTTACCCTAACTTTTATGtgcaaccaaaccaagcttttctACAACCTATGTGATCGAAGCAACTCAAATATCCCTTCTCATTCTGCTTGGTTGATAAGCTATGACTAAAAGTATTGTTCGTTGATTTGTTAATTCGACAGATAAGCTAAAACGCATAGAGTGGCAACACACACCGCCAATGCAGGGGCAGTTGTCACGAAAGTCAAGGATAAAGCAAGGCGTTAGACACTACAGTCCACGGAGCATTTCCAACAATTTGACAAATGACTTTTCATCCATTATTTTTTagtaaaaataagaaaaacccTCTTCAACAGTTTAGTATCTCAGTTTTTCATCTTTTCTAACTTGACATATCTCTCTGTCTAGCACGCAAATATACACGCGGCCTCCATGTTTGGCATCGGTCTTTCTTCTCACGTTTAGCGGGTTCTTCGTTTCGTTAGCGGGTTTTGAGGTTTTCAGAAACAAATTcgccaaactattggagataagATCTTTTTTCCTTCCCGTATTATTTTAGGAGTTGACAAACAACAGGATTTGAAAAACGAATTTTGCCAAACagttagagatgctctaacaaaAATTGACGGAATGAAGGAGTTATTATATCTCATTTGCCAACAATATATTTTTCTCTTTGTTCCATACGCATAagacatatttttttaaaaacacAGATGCTTTATATGTACCTACTCCCTCGGTCGACAAATAAATGTACATCTCATTTTCTGaggagtcaaacttttttaagtttgaccaaatatatataaagtTATACTAGTATTTATCAGATGTAATATGTATTATTAGAATGAGCATGaaatatactttcataatatactTATCTGCATATacaaatattgatattatttaatatatttctagtcaaacttaaaaaagttgaCTCCTCAGGAAGCGAGACGTGTATTTATTTGTGGACAAAGAGAGTAAGTTCTAATTTTCCTTTTTGCTCTGTCCATTTAATATGTTATTTTTCACTTTGACTTTATCCAAAGCCAAAACTTTCTGACTTTGATTGAAATCACCAACATCTACAATATCAAATGGGTTGTATTAATATGAAGGAATATTAAATGTCTTAATGATGCATTTAGAGGGTATTTAACAGGGTTCTCCTGAGGGGCTCATTCGAAGGAGCCACAATTTGTTGCATATTTAAAATGGCTTCGACTCCTCcgttttttccaaaaaaaacatTTGCTATGGCTCCTCCGAAGAAGCCAGAGTTGAAGTAGtatcaaacaaggccttatttggaCATTTTGATTATGACAATGTTCAGATAAACTAATATAAGATCGAATATGTGGAGTACACACAAATTCTACCCCTACATCACTGTAAACGTCGTCAACACTAAAAGCACAAATGTTGTTAGATCCTAAAAATATTCCACATAGAGATGAATCTAGAGCGTGACATGTTACTAAGGGTACTGTGTATGTAGAAGAAACGAGATTAAAAACTCGCCATAACCCCGTGGTAATGTCCCATTTCTCAGGATCAAGTGAACGATGCAAATGCTTGACTGTTCAGTTTGAGTTCCTAAAGATTACTAGTACTATGGAGTAGTAGGCctagtttagttcacaaaattttttgtttttgggtactgtagcatttcgtttttatttgacaaacattgtgcaatcacagagtaactaggctcaaaagattcatcttacaaagtacagataaactgtgtagttagtttttatttttgtctatatttaatgctccatgcatgcgaccaaagattcgttgtgacggggaatcttgaaaatttttgcgacctaaacaaggccttaattgctTCGGGCCATTTGTGTATTTGGGCCTTTATACGAGTAAAAAGGCCCCAAGCCCAATTTGCATCCACATCACCAGGGAGGCAGGGAAGGCTGGTTGTTCGCCCAAAACCTTACCTGACCCGTGACAGTTTTGCTCCCctcgcctcgccgccgccgctgttgcCTCCCGTCGTCGCTTCTCTCCGTGTGCTTCGGTACCCGGGAAGCAAGGCCCCGCCTCCCTTGTACCCGTCGAATAAGGGAGAGGAGCAGATGAAGGCGGGGAGGAAGAACCTGCGGCGGGCGTGCGACGAGGGCGCCGCCGTCACGCTCGCCGAGGGCGAGAGCATCATGCAGGTCCTCACGCTGCGCGGCTCCAACGTCATCGAGGTGAGGCGCTTATTGAGATGCTTCCCCGGGCTTCCGGGTTCAGTCGCGCACCGTCTAGATTAGTTTCCTAACCGGCGTGCTTTCTTGGTAGGTGATGGACGGCGAGGGCGTCAAGTCCCTGGCCTTGTTCCCTGCCAAGTTCCAGAAGAGCTTCTGGATCAAGAACGGTGAGTGATTCGTAAAGACTTGATTACTCCTCCTGGTTAGAACTGGCTTTTTTACTCTCTATTCTGAGTCTGTGTGTTCACTCTGAATCCGTAGGGAGTTTCGTTGCTGTGGATGCCAGCGGAAGGGATCAGGCTCTGGAATCGGGTAGCAAGATTGCGTGTGTTGTCTCGCAAGTCCTCTTCCACGAACAAGTTCGGGCTCTGGAGAAGTCTGGtaactggtaagtttctgggtTCTTCTGATGCAATGATGCTGGATAATGACAAGTACTCACAGTTCTGGCTTAAGAGTTTCAGTCGGAAATTAGGATGGTAGGAGTACTGGAGAGGGATCACCGGGGTCAGTGCACTAAAGTTAGCTGACAGTAAATATCGTTCTTGCTATTCTTTCGTTCAATGTGCCACaaacctgatacatcttataatAGGATAACCACTTGACTACTGCAGCTTTATATGTCAATTTGTTTGCCTTAGGCCTGAAGAAAGGTTAACAAAATGCATTTCCTTTTATGCACATGATGAATGATTTccttcgtgttaattgatcgagtgtacatgaaaaataaaagCAAGAATCAACATGGAATAATTTGCACCCATTGCTTTGGTTGCCTCCTGTTTTGAAGGGTTTTGTTGAGTGGCCAACGATAAGCAAAAACAGTGAAAGACCTAGGTTGAgataaaactttttttttttgtgtgtgtgtgtgactgAGGCTGCTGATGGTATATCTCATGTGTAACTCTATCCAAATGGCATTGCACCGCTGATTTACAAAGCGACTGGTTCAATTACttctgaaaagtcatggctgaaaatactgtttgctgatttatCGTGAGAAAAACACCGTTGGCTGGCAGAAAAAGTACGGCTTATAAGATAAGTGAATGGGCTGGAAAATTTATTGCATTGGATCTGGTGTCATGTCATTGGCATTCAACCAAAATTCTGTTTTTACAACAAACCCTCAATATCAATCATCTAATTCTTTGCATCTTGGATATATGATTCACTTGCTTCATAATAAAAGAAAGGGCCACTGAGTAATAAATTTGAACAACATATATAGGTTTTACCTGATCAACTTTCCACTGGaagaattatttttatataGCTGAATTTTGTGTTGTATTTTCTATTTTGTAGTAAtgggagagaaaaaaagaatacTAGGACTAGAAATCCTAAGCTGCTAATTGATCTTATAAAATATCAGTCCGTGTACATTTGTCTCAGcattgctgaatttttcttagCTTGACATCCTGAAATTGGTCTTCTGATCAATTCGTCCCTTCTTATATAGGCCAGCTATTTTCAGCTCAACTACAAATGAAGCTTCAGAGGCGGGAACACAAGCACAAACTGCTGCCCAGATTGATGAGGaaccagattctgatgaagatgaCGATCTTCCACCACTAGAAGCAAACACAAACAGGAATAGACCATATGAATTGTATTCTGATTCAGACAGTGGTTCTGATGCTTAAACTAGTTTAGATTGTAGCATGCCATTGATGTTGTAATTTGTGATGAAAAGTACCGAAGGTAATCCTGTGGGTGTTCTCAAAACAACTAAGGTTCGGTTGCCATCCACATACCCGCTTGCTGTGTTTTCTTGTTCATTCACGTTGATGGTTTTCTCTAAAGATGAAGACTGCCTGCACTGTCAAAGATATTTGTGATGTGAATGGAATGACTGAACCTGGAGCTATATATGCCCATGTATGTTAGAATGCTGTTATTCTGCGATGGCATTTGCATTCACTGCTAGTCAGTCAGCTAGATCAAGAAAGAAGTCGAGTTTGCAACGTCCTGTTTGCGATGGCTTGTTTCTCAAACCAGTGTGCCTGAGCCTTTGATGAGTTGCTGTGGTTGCAAGAACCCTGCAAACTTGCCTGCTGACGTACTGAAAAATCATGCACCGTGACGGCGATCGTCGCGGAAAACTCGGATGTTTAGGTCAAAACCAGAGAATATTTTACTGATGAAAAATCTTGCACTGCGACGGCGATCGTCGCGCAAAAGGCGGATGTTTATAGGTCAAAACcagagttttttttcttttttttttgtaagcTTGGAATGCGAAATTGTGGACGGAGGAcgggtcaaaaaaaaaagtacacGGAAAGTTTCATTTAATTAACCAAAACCAGCGATGATCCTTGGACCAATTCAAGtctttttttttgagcaacTGGACCAATTCAAGTCAGACAGTGGGACTGGTATACGCAGAGGATGAAGAAAGAGTGAATCATCGTTTATTTGATCATGGAAACAAAGAAAAATGTATGATTCCAAAGCATAATGCGAGAGTGGTAGTATTGTTTGCATTGAGAGAGCACCTTTTTTTTTGCGAAGAATTATATTAAATAGTACTAGTTTCTTGACGATGTTGAGATTATGGAAACTATTACTAGTGTCTCGGGTTGGGACTGTCCTTACTGTTGCTTGGCAAGGCTAGGAGCCAGCAAATCAATTCAcattcaaagaaaaaaaaaataacgcACGGGCTTCTTGTGGgctgtttttctttttcagtTTCTTTGAAAATTTCtgtttttttaattttctttaTCTCCCTTTTACTTTTTTATTCTTGTTGATTTCATATCTATTCTCTTCATTAGACACTATCAATGTCTAGTACAACATTTGTTTTAAATAATAGAAATTTCATATCTATTCTCTTCATTGGACATTATTAGCGGTTAGTAAATATATAGTACATTATAAATAAGTAATTGTAATTTTCTATATTTTATTAAGGTTGAATATTTTTCTATTGAAGTTAGAAGCCATTTTCACAAGAACATATATCAATTACACAAACTAGGAAGCTATAACAAcaatttttctaaaataaaaataatgttATCTTTGTGACCATTTTCCAAGTGAATATTAAATATTTTTGTGCTAAACGTGAAACAATAGTTTCCCATAAACTAGTAACATTGCTATCAtcaataaaaaaaatagtatGAACTCATTAAAAAAGGGTACTAACACTTAAACATCTCATGAAAAATTTGAGTCTTCCTAGCACTCTCTTTTCATTCTATAATTTACTAAGTATTTTTGTGCTGTAACAGAGTTAAAGATTAGGTTGCAAAATACTTTTGTGTGTTAGAATAATCACATTTTATCAACCTTAAAGCAATCTGGCTAAGCGAGTAAATTTAATCCGCAAGGCACAAAGACAAAGAGGCACATAAAAATGTCATTTTTAACTTTAGACTTTTTATTTCACTAAtcattttattcaaaaattctatataaataataaaataaataatttattaTTTCTAATAATAAAGTAAGTtataacaaaataaaaaattgaATAAAATAAACGGTCACCAAGAAGTGCAAAAGTTAAAAATGACGCTTGGGAGGGATACACTCGTGAAGCAGAGTGAAATCTCAAATCTCCGCGAAACCTGTACAGAAATTCCGAAGCTACACCTGAAGCTACAGGCAAAATTTGGTCTGGCCTTGCCGATGGCGTTCACCAGAAGGCGCGCTTCCGCCGGAAGCgcctggccgtggcgaggatgCCGACGCCGAGGCACACGGCCCAGACGCCCATCTCCATCGCCCACCTCACCGTCTCCATCTCAACCTCcccctcctcttcctcttcgtGTTTCCACAGCTCGCTGTCGTCCGACGCGTCCCCGATCACCTCCcacccgtcgtcgtcgtcgtcgccacaGGCGCCACACTCGCAGCGGCCCCAGCCGCCGAGGTCTGTGGCTTCCTCCGGTATCCCCTCCAGCCTCGTGGCTCCGCACCGCATCCTGCCGCGGCCGGCCGCCCGGGCCTTGTCCCGCATCAGCACGCCGCCCTCCGCGAGCACCACCACCTCCGCCACGCACACGGACACGGACACCGAGCCCGGACCCCGGCGGCACTCCACGCGCCAcccttcgccgccgccgccgccgcggcgccgcgTGGAGAAGACGCCCTCCGCCGCGACTTCGTCCCCGGCGAGCACCTCGAAGCGCGCGccctcggcggcggcgacgcggtcAGCGCTCGAGTACGCGTACGCGTCCCCGCTGGCGACCCGGCGTAGCGTGACCTCCGCGGGCGCGGCTGGCGGGAGCGCGCGGCCGTTGAGCCCCAGCGCCGCACCGCCGATTGCCGGGTGGTAGGCGAGCGTGAGCTCCGCGGGCGCCGTGGAGCAGGAAGCGAGGCGGAGGTAGAAGGCGCGGATGTCGAggcgcgggggcgggggcgggaaCTGCATCATCGTGGCGCGGCACATCGCTGAACCAAACCGGTCGGTGATCGTCGGCGTGTGCTGCTTGCGGTCTCTGCTGCTCTCTCGGGTTGGATTTCTTCCTCGTGATGATCACCGAGGCAAGGCCGCTTGTGCTGCGGGGCGGGGGCGCTGGGAGCTTTGGTGATAAAGCCGAGCGCGGGGTCGGGAGGCGAGCGGGACGGTCGGGTCGTCCGGTGGGCGCGCGGGGGAGGGTGAGCGCGTGGTTTTCCGCGTGGCGCCCGGGGTTTTTGTGGTGGAATCGGCCGAAACGGGGGCGTGCGGACTGCGGAGCACACGGTTTGCTTTGCGTTGGTTCCCGACTTTGTCTCTGCCTCTCTGTCCCTGGGCTCGGCTCGCTCACGTGGCCACGGCGCGGTGGCCGGCAGCAGCGGGGGCGGCTCGCGTCTTTGGTTGCCTACTACACTAGTTTGTCTTCACCTCGTCGCGTCCTTTTCTGCTGGCCAACGATGCATGGTCGTCCCCTCCCATAAAGTTAGGTCGAGCTGGGGTGTTAGCTGACGTCTGAGCGAGAGTGTGCCGCTGCCGGGACGGGGGCCGGGACAGGTGTGCACCGAGCCTGAAACATGTCACCACTAGGTCCGACTTCGCCTTCGCAGGCGTATGACGGACGGTACCATGGGCGTATGGCCTCCATGCGCGCGTTGCTACCGAAGCGGCCTCGCCGCATGGAGCCAAATACTGTTTTCCCCCGCATTGTTTCGTGTTCCCACCGCTCTCGCAATACCAGCGCAGAGCTTCCGTCCACGTACTCCACCAACACATGCGGACATGTCACTACTTGACTATCCCAAGTCCCAAGACTTGTTCAGTGCGTGCAGCGACAAACAGTCCAAGACCCAAGGGAATGAAAACTCAACAGCATATAGTAACACGACTTGCTCCAGAAAAAATGATACTAGTATGCAGCTAATTCTGCCGTTTTCTGTTGAATCTGCAAACACCGTAAGTACACAATCTCCGTAACAGGCTAAATAATTCACTGCAAGTACGTATGCACTAGGTGGGACTCAGCCAAAAGTTGAGCCATCTAAAACCCCCGTACAATACAAGAACAGCACGGGCACTCTACTCACTCTACGTCATCATCTACCTAACCCACCCTCTGGTCTTGTTCCCGCCTGGTTGCTGCTGCTTGGTGACTCTGGAGCTCGGAGCCGCCTTGTTCGTAGCAGCGGCAGCCGCCCTCGACGACGCCGTCGACCTTACCAAATTCTTCACCTGAGGAGGAGGTTCGGTCgacttcctcttgagcctcgcCTCACGCTCGGCCGGCAGGCTCCTCTTCCTCGCAGTGTTCTGGCCACCTGGGGCGACGCCATTGTTCTCTTGCTGGCCGCCGCCGATGGATGCGTTCCTCGCGTCTCCTTTCCTCTTCTTCTCGTTGCCCGCTTGAGGAGCATCAGGAGGAAGTGAAGGCCTCTCAGCGTGAGGCTGCTGCTTGTTCAGGGCGTCTGAGCTCCTCAGGATGCGGTTCTCCTTCTCGCTCAATGCTTCATCCCTGGGaaacggcagcggcggcggcagcggcagcttcACGTTTACAGGAGTCGCGACGACGGTGGACTCCACTGACATCATGTTTGTGTCCTGCTCTTTGGTCTTGCTTTCAAGATCTCTTAGCTGAAATATGGAGACGCCAAGCTCCGGGTTATGTTACTTCCCCCAACATGCTTGAATAAATGCAGTACTGAATACAATGTAGCAGCTCTGAGAAAGGAGGCTACCTTAATCTGAAGCATTGACTCGGTTCTCTGTGTTTCCAACAGCTCATGTCCTATTTCTCTTGCCTGCATTTTTTGGGGCATAAGAAGATCAACTACCTTGTCTGGAAGACTGGAAACATGCAATAAAATCAATGATAGATAGCATAACATCAATGAAGATCAACTACCTTTAGTTCCGCGACTGATCGCTGGTGTTCTTGTTCCTTTAACTTGAGCTCCAGCTCCTTGAtctaagaaaagaaaagaaaaacttcATGAAACAAACTCAAACCTGTTGACAAATCGCAATATCATTTCCCTTTTGAAATAGAAGACAGGAAATTGATCCCAGAGTTTATAACACAGTAGAATTGAAGAAATCACATCATTCAAGGAGTCACCTTTAGTTCTGCAACAGATCGTTGGTGTTCTTGTTCCTTCAGCCTGAGCTCCAGCTCTTTGATCTGACAAAACAAATAATAACAATAGTAATGATAAGACCAATTCATATACCAGATTCAAAGATAACATCTTCATAGAACTTACACTTAATTCCACAACTGATCGGTCATGTTCTTGTTCCTTCAACTTGACCTCCAACTCTTTGAtctgagaaaagaaaagaaaagaaaaaaaatcataaaacccAGTCCGAGCATGCTTCTAAATGCCATTGAAAATTACTTGTAAAATTACCGTTTTCTTGA contains:
- the LOC8059489 gene encoding uncharacterized protein LOC8059489; amino-acid sequence: MCRATMMQFPPPPPRLDIRAFYLRLASCSTAPAELTLAYHPAIGGAALGLNGRALPPAAPAEVTLRRVASGDAYAYSSADRVAAAEGARFEVLAGDEVAAEGVFSTRRRGGGGGEGWRVECRRGPGSVSVSVCVAEVVVLAEGGVLMRDKARAAGRGRMRCGATRLEGIPEEATDLGGWGRCECGACGDDDDDGWEVIGDASDDSELWKHEEEEEGEVEMETVRWAMEMGVWAVCLGVGILATARRFRRKRAFW
- the LOC8059488 gene encoding probable RNA-binding protein EIF1AD; its protein translation is MKAGRKNLRRACDEGAAVTLAEGESIMQVLTLRGSNVIEVMDGEGVKSLALFPAKFQKSFWIKNGSFVAVDASGRDQALESGSKIACVVSQVLFHEQVRALEKSGNWPAIFSSTTNEASEAGTQAQTAAQIDEEPDSDEDDDLPPLEANTNRNRPYELYSDSDSGSDA